A DNA window from Enterobacter asburiae contains the following coding sequences:
- the nei gene encoding endonuclease VIII, which translates to MPEGPEIRRAADSLEAAIKGKPLTDVWFAFPQLKPFESQLVGQTVTHIETRGKALLTHFSHNLTLYSHNQLYGVWRVVEADELPQTTRVLRVRLQTADKAILLYSASDIEMLTPEQLLTHPFLHRVGPDVLDMRLTASDVKARLLSPKFRNRQFSGLLLDQAFLAGLGNYLRVEILWEVGLAPQHKASQLSDEQLEALSHALLDIPRLSYNTRGVVDENTHHGALFRFKVFHRAGKKCERCGGIIDRIMLSSRPFYWCPHCQK; encoded by the coding sequence ATGCCTGAAGGTCCGGAGATCCGCCGCGCGGCGGATAGCCTGGAGGCGGCGATAAAGGGCAAACCCCTGACGGATGTCTGGTTTGCTTTTCCTCAACTGAAACCGTTTGAATCACAGCTGGTGGGCCAGACGGTGACCCATATTGAAACGCGCGGCAAGGCCTTGCTCACGCACTTTTCACATAACCTGACGTTATATAGCCATAACCAGCTTTACGGCGTCTGGCGCGTGGTGGAGGCGGACGAGCTGCCGCAAACCACCCGCGTGCTGCGCGTCAGGCTGCAAACGGCGGATAAAGCGATCCTGCTCTATAGCGCGTCGGATATCGAAATGTTAACGCCGGAGCAGCTGCTGACGCACCCGTTCCTGCATCGGGTCGGGCCGGACGTGCTGGACATGCGCCTGACGGCAAGCGACGTGAAGGCCCGGCTGCTATCCCCTAAATTCCGCAACCGGCAGTTTTCCGGGTTATTGCTCGATCAGGCTTTCCTGGCTGGTTTAGGCAACTATTTGCGGGTTGAAATCTTATGGGAAGTCGGGCTGGCGCCGCAGCATAAAGCGTCTCAGCTGAGCGATGAACAGCTGGAGGCGTTATCCCACGCGCTGCTGGATATTCCGCGGCTGTCGTACAACACGCGCGGCGTGGTGGATGAGAACACGCATCACGGGGCGCTGTTCCGGTTCAAGGTGTTTCATCGGGCGGGGAAAAAGTGCGAGCGATGCGGCGGGATTATTGACAGGATTATGCTCTCTTCGAGACCCTTTTACTGGTGCCCGCACTGCCAGAAATAA